The following are from one region of the Cynocephalus volans isolate mCynVol1 chromosome 17, mCynVol1.pri, whole genome shotgun sequence genome:
- the LOC134366166 gene encoding olfactory receptor 2K2, producing MQGENSTTWNFIFLEGFSRYPSFEIVLFVFSLVMYLITLLGNGTLILITILDSHLQTPMYLFLGNLSLVDICYTSASIPTLLVNLLSSQKTLIFSGCAVQMYLSLATGSTECVLLAVMACDRYVAICKPLRYPVIMNRRVCVQMATVSWVTGCLTALLETSFALQMPLCGNRIDHFACEILAVLKLACASSLLMDTIMLVISVLLLPIPMLLICISYVFILSTVLRSSSAEGRNKAFSTCGAHLTVVILYYGAALSMYLKPSSSDSQEIDKIISLLYGVLTPMLNPMIYSLRNKEVKNAVKKLLGKIPLHQTQEHL from the coding sequence ATGCAAGGAGAAAATTCCACCACTTGGAACTTTATTTTCCTGGAGGGATTTTCCCGATACCCGAGCTTTGAGATTGTTCTCTTTGTCTTCAGCCTTGTCATGTATCTGATAACCCTTTTGGGTAACGGCACTCTTATTTTAATCACGATCCTAGATTCACACCTTCAAACCCCCATGTACTTGTTCCTTGGAAATCTCTCTCTCGTGGATATTTGTTACACATCTGCCTCTATTCCTACTTTGCTGGTGAATTTGCTGTCATCCCAGAAAACCCTTATCTTCTCTGGGTGTGCTGTGCAGATGTATCTGTCCCTTGCCACGGGCTCCACAGAGTGTGTGCTCCTGGCTGTGATGGCATGTGACCGTtacgtggccatctgcaagccgcTGAGATACCCCGTCATCATGAACAGGCGCGTCTGTGTGCAGATGGCCACCGTGTCCTGGGTGACCGGCTGTTTGACTGCCCTGCTGGAAACCAGTTTCGCCCTGCAGATGCCTCTCTGTGGGAATCGCATCGACCACTTCGCGTGTGAGATTCTGGCAGTGCTAAAGTTAGCTTGTGCAAGTTCCCTGCTCATGGACACCATCATGCTGGTGATCAGCGTCCTCCTCCTGCCCATTCCGATGCTCTTAATCTGCATCTCTTATGTCTTCATCCTTTCCACTGTTctgagaagcagctcagcagAGGGAAGAAACAAAGCTTTTTCCACCTGTGGTGCCCACTTGACTGTGGTGATCTTGTATTATGGGGCTGCCCTCTCCATGTACCTGAAACCTTCTTCATCAGACTCACAAGAAATAGACAAAATCATCTCATTGCTTTATGGAGTGCTTACCCCCATGTTGAACCCCATGATTTACAGCTTAAGAAACAAGGAAGTCAAAAATGCTGTGAAAAAACTGCTGGGCAAAATACCACTGCATCAAACCCAAGAACATCTCTGA